GCACGCGCGGCGCGTCAAGATGGCCAACATCGCGCAGACGGTGAACGTGCTCCAGGCGATGATCCTGACCGAGGGCGACCAGATGATCCTGACGCCGACGTACCACGTGTTCGACTTCTACAAGGCGCACCAAGACGCGACGCTCCTCCCGATGCAGATCGACCGCGGCACGTACACGTTCGAGGGCCAGTCGATCCCGGCCGTCAGCGCGTCGGCCTCGCGCGACGCCGAGGGCCGCGTCCACGTCACGCTCGCCAACATGCACCCGCGCGACGGGTTCGACATTCAGGCCTCGATCCGCGGGCTCGGCGACCGCTCGGTCTCCGGCCAGATTCTCACGGCCGACGCGTGGGACGCCCACAACACGTTCGAGGCGCCCGAGACGCTCGTGCCCATGGACTTCGACGGCGCCCGCCTCGACGGCGAGACGCTCTCGATCGACCTCCCGGCCAAGTCGGTCGTCGCGCTGACACTGGAGTAACGGCCCCGCCCGCCTCGGGCCGATTCCGGACGCGGGAAACCGGGTGGGGCGAGTCGTATGATGACTCCGCCCCACCGCACCGCCCGTGCCTCCTCTCGCCCTCGGCCTCCTCGCCCTGCTCCTGACCCTGCCCGCCTCGGCGCAGCCCGCGTGGCGGTCGATGTCGCCGGAGGAGCGGCAGGCCTATGTCGCCGAGCTCCAGCGCGAGGCCGAGGCCGATCGCCAGCGGATGATGGAGCTCCTCGGCGTCGAGACGCCGTCGGGGCTGCCGTCGTGGGAGGACGACCCGAACCGGCCGGCCCACATCGTCCCCCGCGAGGGGACGGTCAACTGGTACGACGAGGCCGGCAACGTCCACGTCCGCGGCGAGTGGGGGCGGTGGTCGAACTACGTCGAGGCCGAGGCGGGCGGGCCCGAGCCCCTCGACCCGCTCGTCCTCCGCTCCGGCCGCCGGGTCGAGACGCCGGAGCAGTGGTGGACGCTCCGCCGCCCGCAGATCCTGGAGGACTACGTCGTCGAGCTCTACGGCCGCACGCCGGCCGGCACGCCGGGGGTCTTCTTCCGAGCCGTCGGCCCCGACTCAACGGCGGGCGGGGCCACCGTCCGCCAGGTCGTCGGGCGGATCGAGGACGCGCGCCTGCTCCCGACCGCGCCGCGGATCGAGATGACGCTCTACCTCCCCGAGGGCGCCGAGGCCGTCCCGGTCGTCGTCCAAGTCGGCGGGTTCTGGGGACAATCCGATGAGCTCCCCGAGCCGGTGCGGCAGGCGCTCGACCGCGGCTGGGCGTTCGCGACGGTCGAGACCGGGCCGATCCAGATGGACAGCGGCGCCGGCCTCGACGAGGGCGTCATCGGATACATGAACGGCGGTCGGCCGCGCGACCCGGACGACTGGGGCGTCCTCGCGGCCTGGGCCTGGGGCCTAAGCCGCGCGCTCGACTACCTCGATCAGGCGCCCGAGACCGACGCCGCCCGGGCCGCCATCACGGGCCACTCGCGGAACGGCAAGGCCGCCCTCCTCACGGCCGCGCTCGACACGCGCTGGGCCGCCGCCTGGCCGTCGTGCGCCGGCGCGATGGGCACGTCGCTCGAGAAACGGGACTGGGGCGAGACGATCGACAACGTGGCCTCAGCGGGCGGCTACCACTGGATGGCCGGGACCTTCCTCACCTACGCCGGCCGCTGGGACGCGATGCCCGGCGACGCCCACTTCCTGATGGCCCTCGTCGCCCCGCGCCCCCTCTTCGTCACCGGCGGCACGACCGACCAGTGGTCGGACCCCCACGGCGAGTTCCTCGCGGCCGTCGCCGCCGACCCGGTCTACGAGCTCTTGGGCGACCCGGGCCTCCCCACCACGGAGATGCCTGCGCCCGACGTCGCCCTCACGAGCGGCGCGCTCGCCTTCCGCAACCACGAGGGCGGCCACACACCGGCCCCCGACTGGCCCGTCTTCTACGACTGGCTCGGCCGCTACGTCGAGTAGCCGACCTCCGTGCCGGTCCCGGAGGGGAGCCGACGCCGGGCCGCCGACCTCGCCGGCGCCCTGCAGAAGGGCCCACGAGTGGTGGAGGCGTCCCATATGGGCAGGTCCGCCCAGACACTGAGCGGTAGGAGTCGAGTAGCGTGAGGGCACGCCGGCCCGTTTCCGGGCGGTCCCCCGTCTCTCTTCCAACGCTGATGATCGCCTCCTCCTCTCCTCCACCGTCGTCTCCCCGAGTTCTCGTCGTCGGCGGGGGCATCGGCGGGCTCGCCGTGGCCGTCGGGCTCCGGCGGGCCGGGCTCCCGGTCGAGGTCGCCGAGGCGGCCCCGGCGCTTGAGCCCGTCGGGGCCGGCATCGTCCTCTGGCCGAACGCGCTCCACGCGCTGGACCGGCTGGGTCTGGGCGCGGCCGTCCGCGCGGTTTCGCAGCCGAGCGCCGGCGGGGCCATCTGGACGCCCGACGGAAGGCCGCTCGTCCGGGTCGACCCGGAGGCGCTCGCCGCCCGCCTCGGCGAGGCCCCGCGCGCCATCCACCGGGCCGACCTCCAAGCGGTCCTGGCAGACGCGTTCGACGGCCCGCTCCACCTCGGCGCCCGCGTCATCGGCATCGAGGACGAGGGCAAGCGCGTGCGGGTCCGGGTGGCGGACGACCGGGAGTTCGAGGCCGACGTCCTCATCGGAGCGGACGGGCTCCACTCGGCCGTCCGGTCGGCGCTCCACGGGGCCGCCGCTCCGGCCTACGCCGGGTACACGGCCTGGCGGGGCGTCGCGCAGGCGGACGGGGCGGTGCTGGACGGAGAGGCCGTCGGCCGCGGCCAGCGGTTCGGGCAGGTCCCGCTCCCCGACGGCCGGGTCTACTGGTTCGCCACGGCGACCGTCCCAGCGGGCGGCCGAGACGCCGCCCGAGACGAGTTGGTCCGCCGCTTCACCGAGTGGCACCCGTCGGTGCGGTCCCTCGTCGAGGCCACTCCCGAGGGCGCCGTCCTCCGCAACGACGTCTCGGACCGGCCGCCGCTTGGCGTGTGGGGCCGGGGCCGGATCACGCTCCTCGGCGACGCCGCGCACCCGTCGACGCCCAACCTGGGCCAGGGGGCGGGGCTCGCGCTCGAAGACGCCGCCGTGCTGGCCGACCGGCTCGGCAGCACACGCGACGGGCTCGCCGCGCTCCGGGACTACGAGGCCGCACGGTCCGGCCGGACGGCCGCCGTCGTTCGCCGGTCACGCCGCGTCGGCGCGCTGATGCAGGCGTCGAACCCCGTCGCGGTCGCCGCTCGCACCCTCCTCCTCCGGCTGACGCCGCCCCGCGCCGTCCTCGCCCAGACCGCTCGCGTCGGGGCCTACGACGCCTTCAGAGACGAGCCTCCCTCCCTGCCCGTGACGTGACCGAGGCCGACGGACCCGGCGCGGAGGCCCTACCCCTCATGCGGGACGCCCACCGAGGGGCGTCCCGCAACGCTCGGACTGGGGAGGGCGGAGACGAGAGGGCGGGCCGGCTCGTCACCGAGCGACGGTGAGCGGGCGGGTGACGGCCCCCACGGCGGTCCCCACGCGCACGAGATAGAGGGCCGGCGGGAGCCGGGAGGCGTCGACCTGGAGCTCGTGGCTGCCGGCCGCCAGCGGGCCCTCGTGGAGGAGCGCCACGCGCCGGCCGAGCGCGTCGAGCACCTCGGCGACGACCTCGCTCGCCGCCCCCAGGGAGAGGGTGGCGCGGGCCCCCACCGGCGTCGGGTTCGGCCACACGCCCAGCCCCACCTCCGGCGCCTCGTTCGGCCCGCCCTCGCCCGCCGTGCCGACCGCGAGCCGCGTCTCGACCTCGATCCAGTAGATCGACAGGGCTCCGAACGGGGCCTCGAAGTCCAGGGTGACCTCCGAGCTGTACGCCCCCGCGTTGCGACGGCGGATCTCCATCGGGCCGTCCGTAGGCACGTGCCGCGCCGAGATCCGGTAGCGACCGATCGGGACGTCGGCCACCGCCCACCCGTCGCCAGTGTGGACGGCGGCCCGTGTGATCGTCGCGCCTGCGCTCCCATCCACGAGCGGGCCGACCGGCGCCAGGGTCAGCTCCACGTCCGACTCCGTTATCCCGAGCGGGACGTAGACGAGCAC
This sequence is a window from Rubrivirga marina. Protein-coding genes within it:
- a CDS encoding HMG-box domain-containing protein, with the protein product MPPLALGLLALLLTLPASAQPAWRSMSPEERQAYVAELQREAEADRQRMMELLGVETPSGLPSWEDDPNRPAHIVPREGTVNWYDEAGNVHVRGEWGRWSNYVEAEAGGPEPLDPLVLRSGRRVETPEQWWTLRRPQILEDYVVELYGRTPAGTPGVFFRAVGPDSTAGGATVRQVVGRIEDARLLPTAPRIEMTLYLPEGAEAVPVVVQVGGFWGQSDELPEPVRQALDRGWAFATVETGPIQMDSGAGLDEGVIGYMNGGRPRDPDDWGVLAAWAWGLSRALDYLDQAPETDAARAAITGHSRNGKAALLTAALDTRWAAAWPSCAGAMGTSLEKRDWGETIDNVASAGGYHWMAGTFLTYAGRWDAMPGDAHFLMALVAPRPLFVTGGTTDQWSDPHGEFLAAVAADPVYELLGDPGLPTTEMPAPDVALTSGALAFRNHEGGHTPAPDWPVFYDWLGRYVE
- a CDS encoding FAD-dependent monooxygenase, coding for MIASSSPPPSSPRVLVVGGGIGGLAVAVGLRRAGLPVEVAEAAPALEPVGAGIVLWPNALHALDRLGLGAAVRAVSQPSAGGAIWTPDGRPLVRVDPEALAARLGEAPRAIHRADLQAVLADAFDGPLHLGARVIGIEDEGKRVRVRVADDREFEADVLIGADGLHSAVRSALHGAAAPAYAGYTAWRGVAQADGAVLDGEAVGRGQRFGQVPLPDGRVYWFATATVPAGGRDAARDELVRRFTEWHPSVRSLVEATPEGAVLRNDVSDRPPLGVWGRGRITLLGDAAHPSTPNLGQGAGLALEDAAVLADRLGSTRDGLAALRDYEAARSGRTAAVVRRSRRVGALMQASNPVAVAARTLLLRLTPPRAVLAQTARVGAYDAFRDEPPSLPVT